The following proteins come from a genomic window of Rutidosis leptorrhynchoides isolate AG116_Rl617_1_P2 chromosome 10, CSIRO_AGI_Rlap_v1, whole genome shotgun sequence:
- the LOC139870875 gene encoding uncharacterized protein: protein MDVGKNYQAKLVLFNSLPRKEYERVFMFKSAKEIWDNLIITHQGNVQVIENKIELLVAQYEQFVILDDAKIDVAYSRFNNICSTLKDLGTIYTNKQYVRKFLRSLPSKWRPKVTIIDESKDLEKLSFDELIENLKVHEVILDKDKEAKKLNK, encoded by the coding sequence ATGGATGTAGGGAAAAATTACCAAGCTAAACTAGTCCTATTTAATTCCTTGCCTAGAAAAGAATATGAAAGAGTTTTTATGTTTAAAAGTGCAAAAGAAATATGGGATAATTTAATCATTACTCATCAAGGGAATGTGCAAGTCATTGAAAATAAAATTGAACTACTTGTAGCTCAATATGAACAATTTGTTATCTTGGATGATGCGAAAATTGATGTTGCCTAttctagatttaacaatatttgttcaacTTTAAAAGATCTAGGTACTATCTACACGAACAAGCAATATGTTCGGAAGTTCTTAAGATCGTTGCCTTCAAAATGGAGACCTAAAGTGACAATAATAGATGAGTCAAAGGATTTGGAAAAGTTGTCTTTTGACGAGCTTATTGAAAACCTCAAAGTCCATGAGGTTATCTTAGATAAAGATAAGGAAGCAAAAAAACTCAATAAATAA